CGGTACGTTCGCGAGCTCGGCGTGCTCTCGCTCGAGGAAGCGGTGCGGAGGATGACGTCTCTGTCGGCGGAGCAGATCGGGCAGCCGGAGCTCGGGCTCATCGCCGAGGGCATGTACGCGGACATCACGGTGTTCGATCCCGAGACCATCATCGACCGCGCCACCTTCACCGACCCGCACCAGTATGCGGTCGGGATCCGCCACGTCCTGATCAACGGCGTTCCGGTCATCAAGGACGGGGGGTTCACCGGCGAGCGGCCGGGCCGCGTGATCCGCGGTCCGGCACGGAAGTGAATCGACATCAACGTCTCTCTGAGACGAAGTGGAGGTTGTTCGACGATGCTGAAAATCCGTCGTGCAGAAGAACGAGGTCGGACCGACTGGGGATGGCTCGACAGCCGGCACACCTTCTCCTTTGGTGATTATCACGATCCGGCTCATATGGGTTTCCGAAGCCTTCGCGTACTCAACGACGACCGCGTGAGACCGGGTGCCGGCTTCGCCACGCACGCGCACCGAGACATGGAGATCTTGTCCTACGTCCTCGACGGTGCGCTTGCACACAAGGACAGCTCGGGGGGTGGTGGAATAATCCGGGCGGGCGAGATCCAGTTCATGAGGGCCGGAACCGGGGTCACCCATAGTGAATACAACCATTCCCGATTCGAGCCGGTTCATTTCCTGCAGATGTGGATCGTGCCGGATACGGACGGGCTGGAGCC
This is a stretch of genomic DNA from Vicinamibacteria bacterium. It encodes these proteins:
- a CDS encoding pirin family protein; this encodes MLKIRRAEERGRTDWGWLDSRHTFSFGDYHDPAHMGFRSLRVLNDDRVRPGAGFATHAHRDMEILSYVLDGALAHKDSSGGGGIIRAGEIQFMRAGTGVTHSEYNHSRFEPVHFLQMWIVPDTDGLEPTYDQQVLDRYAARRDFLLVASSDGRDASLQVQQDMDLWLTLVETGDHREFRLRPDRSAWVHIASGSVSLNGIELEEGDGAAASEEQDLKILGRGEWSEVLLFDLA